CAATTTATCGCCGTAAAGCCCCCTGCAATTTCGGGGCTTTTCAAGTGGCGAGACGGCACTGGATCACAATTGGTAAATTTGTACGCGAATTCGTGCCCATTGCTGGACAAGCAAGGGAAACACTGTCAAAAATAGCCCTTTTGATTGAAGACAGACTTATCCATGATGAATTCCGTGGTTATTGCCGTGTGCCTGATGCTTGCATTAAGCCTTGCACGGGTAAATGTGGTTATTGCGCTGACCATCAGTGCACTGGTCGCCGGGCTTTGGGGCGGTATGGGGCTGACGGCCACCATTGATGTCTTTAATACCGGGCTTGGCGGTGGTGCCCAGATAGCACTGAGCTATGCACTCCTTGGAGCCTTTGCCGTGGCCCTGTCACATTCGGGGCTGACCACGGTGATTTCCCGCGCGGTGATTAAAAAGCTCGGCCGGGAAAACGATGCCAAAGCCCTGGGTACTGTGCGTATGTTGCTCTTGGTTTCACTGCTTGCCATGGCCATGGCGTCCCAGAACATTCTGCCTATCCATATCGCCTTTATCCCGATTCTGGTGCCGCCGCTGCTGCACCTGATGTCCAAGCTCAAGCTTGACCGCCGTCTGGTGGCCTGTGTGCTCACCTTTGGTTTGGTGACCACCTATATGGTGCTGCCTGTGGGCTTTGGCGGTATCTTCCTGAACGATATTTTGCTGGCCAACCTCACCGGCAATGGTCTTGAGGCCAGTCGCGAGCAAGTGCCCGGTGCCATGCTTATTCCGGCACTTGGGATGATCCTTGGCCTGCTTATCGCTGTGTTCATCAGTTACCGTAAACCCAGAAACTATGTGGAAGAGAAAATTCTCGCCGCCGAGCCCGAAGAGCGCATCCAGGGGCGCAGCCTGATTATCGCCGCGGTTGCCATTGTGGCGACTCTGGTGGTGCAACTTCAGACCGACTCCATGATTTTTGGTGCCCTGATTGGTTTTATGGTGTTCAGTCTCTCGGGCGCGATTAAGCATGTGGCCGATCAGGATATCTTCACCCAGGGCGTGCGCATGATGGCCAATATCGGTTTTATCATGATTGCCGCCGCTGGCTTTGCCGCTGTGGTCAAGGCCACAGGCGATGTGGGTAATCTGGTGTCGTCCTTAGGCGAACTGATTGGTGATAATAAGGCGCTGGCGGCGTTCCTGATGCTGCTGGTAGGCTTGCTTATCACCATGGGAATTGGCTCCTCCTTTTCTACTATCCCCATTATCGCCACCATCTATGTGCCATTGGCGCTGTCGTTTGGTTTCTCGGTACCGGCCACCATTGCCCTGGTCGGCACCGCAGCGGCGCTGGGTGATGCAGGTTCACCTGCGTCTGACTCTACCCTGGGCCCTACTGCAGGACTTAACGCCGATGGACAGCACGACCATATGCGTGACAGCGTGATCCCAACCTTCATCCACTACAACATTCCGTTGTTGGTGTTTGGCTGGATTGCGGCCATGGTGCTATAAGCGGACAGATAGCCTAAAAGAAGTACTGCTGGATACAAAAAAAGCGCCCTAGGGCGCTTTTTCATTTAAGGCGGCTGTTTACAACAGCTTATTTGGTGCCAAAAATCTTGTCACCGGCATCACCGAGGCCCGGTAAAATGTAGCCATTTTCATTCAGGCAGCGGTCGATAGACGCGGTGTAGAGCTCGATATCCGGGTGGGCTTTTTCCAGTGCAGCCAAGCCTTCGGGGGCAGCAACCAGTACCAGTGCCTTGATTTGCTTACATCCGCGCTGCTTGAGCAGGTCGATGGTAGAAATCATGGAGCCGCCTGTGGCCAGCATGGGGTCAACCACCAGCGCAATGCGCTCATCCACCTGGCTGCACAGCTTTTCGAAATACGGTACTGGCTCAAGGGTTTCTTCGTCGCGGTAGATACCTACCACAGAAATACGGGCGCTTGGGATATGCTCCAGGACGCCGTCCATCATGCCAAGACCGGCGCGAAGGATAGGCACTACTGTCACTTTTTTGCCCTTGATTTGCTCAACCTGCACCGGACCATTCCAGCCTTCAATGGTCACGGTTTCGGTTTCTAAATCGGCAGTGGCTTCGTAGGTGAGCAAACTGCCCACTTCGGCAGCCAGTTCACGGAAACGCTTGGTGCTGATATCCGCTTCTCTCATCAGGCCAATTTTATGGCGAACCAGGGGATGTTTTACTTCGACGACTTTCATGTCTACTCCTGCGACTTTTGGCGTTTTTCAGGCAAATTTCTGGAATTTTAGATGATTTGTTCTCTCGATAAAACATAAAGTTTTGTTCAAACACCGAATCGTGAAGCCTGTCGCGACTTATCCCGCCAAAAGCACATTTGATAGTCAAAACTACCCTTTCGACACCCCTCACAAACTGCTAGAATACGGCCCCAATAAAAACCACTCGATGTACCCTACTAGAGGATCCTCCGTGAGCACTCCTACCCCACTGAGCTATAAAGACGCCGGTGTCGATATCGATGCAGGCAACGCACTGGTGCAAAACATCAAGTCTGCCGTTAAGCGCACCCGCCGCCCTGAAGTGATGGGCAACCTGGGTGGTTTTGGTGCCCTGTGTGAACTGCCGACCAAATACAAGCACCCAGTGCTGGTATCCGGTACCGACGGCGTGGGAACCAAGCTGCGTCTGGCCATTGACTTCAAGAGCCACGACACCGTGGGTATTGATCTGGTCGCCATGTGTGTGAACGACCTGATTGTGCAGGGCGCTGAGCCACTGTTCTTCCTCGACTACTATGCCACCGGCAAGCTGGACGTAGAGACAGCCACCTCTGTAGTAAATGGTATTGGTGAAGGCTGTTTCCAGTCAGGTTGCGCCCTGATTGGTGGTGAAACCGCCGAAATGCCCGGCATGTACGAAGGCGAAGACTACGACCTGGCCGGTTTCTGCGTAGGTGTGGTTGAAAAGGCCGACATCATCGACGGCACCAAGGTAAAAGCCGGTGATGCGCTGATTGCACTCGCCTCAAGTGGTCCTCACTCAAACGGTTATTCTCTTATCCGTAAGGTACTGGAAGTGAGCAAGGCCGATCCTCAAATGGATCTGAACGGCAAGCCGCTCATCAAGCACCTGCTGGAACCCACCAAGATTTATGTCAAATCACTGCTGAAGCTGATTGCCGAAAGCGACGTACACGCCATGGCGCACATCACCGGCGGTGGTTTCTGGGAAAACATCCCACGCGTACTGCCTGACAACTGCAAAGCCGTGGTTCAGGGCGATTCCTGGCAGTGGCCTGTGGTATTCGACTGGCTGCAAACTGCCGGCAATATCGAAACCTACGAAATGTACCGCACCTTTAACTGCGGCGTGGGCATGATTGTTGCCCTGCCCGCCGACAAGGTTGACGCGGCCCTTGAACTCCTTAAGGCCGAAGGTGAAAACGCCTGGCACATCGGCCATATCGCCGCGCGTAATGGCGATGAAGAGCAGGTGGAGATCCTCTGATGAGTTGTCGCGTCGTTGTCCTTATCTCCGGCAGTGGCAGTAATCTGCAGGCCATTATCGACCAGTGTCAGGGCCGTAGCGGCGTTGAACTGGTTGGCGTTATCAGCAATAAGCCTGATGCCTATGGTCTGGTCCGTGCCCACCATGCCGAGATAAACACCAGCTGCGTTATCGCCAAAAAAGGTGAAAAACGCGCTGACTATGACGCGCGCCTCACGGCGGCCATTGAAGCTTATCAGCCAGATCTGATTGTGTTGGCAGGCTTTATGCGCATTCTCAGCGAAGGCTTTGTCAGCCGCTATCTGGGTAAAATGCTGAATATCCATCCGTCACTGCTGCCCAAGTACACCGGGCTGGATACCCACCAGCGCGCCATCGATGCCGGTGATACTGAGCATGGTGCCAGTGTGCATTTTGTCACCCCCGAGCTGGATGCCGGTCCTGTTATCCTGCAGGCCAAGGTACCCATCTATGAGGGTGACGACGCTCAAGCGCTTGCCGAACGGGTACATGAGCAGGAACATGCCATCTACCCTCTGGTCGTCAAATGGTATGCCGCAGGCCGCTTGAAAATGGACGCCAATGGCGCCTATCTCGATGGCAGCCTGATTGGTCCAGGCGGCTACGCGCCGGACTGAGCAGACTGAAGCGAGCAGCACACTCTCTTGCTGCTTAATGAAAAAAGAGGCCCTGGTGGCCTCTTTTTTTATCCGGCAATCTATTCTCCCGCGACCTGACGCTCGGGTCACAGCGGACTCACCTCCTTTCAGTTAAATCCTGACAACCGCCGCTAACTCGCTCTGTTATCGTTGAATTTGCCGCCGATTTGGCTTTAGATAATGAGGCCGTCCATTCTTTTCGCCAGCGACGGAACCTTGAACAGGATTTTTCAATGAAAAACATCATCTGTGATATCGACGGAGTACTGCTGCACGACAACAAACTGGTGCCCGGCAGCGACAAATTTATTCATCGGGTGCTGGAACAAGGCAACCCCTTGGTTATCCTGACTAATTACCCGGTACAAACCGGCAAAGATCTGCAAAACCGCCTCGATGCCGCGGGCATTAACGTCCCCGAGGAATGTTTTTACACCGCCGCCATGGCCACCGCCGACTTTTTGAAACATCAGGAAGGCAGCAAAGCCTTTGTGATTGGCGAAGGCGCTCTCACCCACGAACTCTACAAGGCCGGTTTTACCATCACCGACATCAACCCCGACTTTGTGATTGTGGGTGAAACCCGCTCTTACAACTGGGATATGATCCATAAAGCGGCACGGTTTGTAGCCGATGGCGCCCGCTTTATTGCCACCAATCCAGATACCCATGGCCCGGCATTTTCACCGGCTTGTGGCGCCCTGTGCGCGCCCATTGAGCGGATCACCGGCCGCAAACCCTTTTACGTGGGTAAACCCAGCAGCTGGATAGTGCGTTCGGCCTTAAACCACATCAACGGCCACTCGGAAAACACGGTTATCATTGGCGATAATATGCGCACCGACATTCTGGCCGGTTTCCAGGCGGGCCTTGAGACCATACTGGTACTCACTGGCGTGAGCCGTCTTGAGGACATAGAGAAAGAGCCGTTCAGGCCCAATCATGTGTTTAATTGTGCCGGTGACATCGATATTTTCTGATCCGCACCAACGCCTGCACGATATCACTTTCCCAAATGTGTGAACGTGCGTGTCAGCCCAAGTGCATTCACCCAGGGTATGTTCACAAATTGACACATAAAAATGGCCGTTTGCCTTGTCATAGGTAAGCGGCCTTTGTCATTATGGGCGCCGCAAATCAAATGCAAAACACAATAACAACAGAATACCAACAAGGTACCCTATGAAATCACTGCTCCCATTGGGACTTGTGCTGCTGACCGCCTGCAGCCAGGGCGGTCAGACTGCCGCCACGGCGCCATCGCCGGATTTTAATGAGGCGCGTTTCAGGAACGACATCAAAATCCTGTCTTCTGACGCCTTTGAAGGCCGCGCCCCCACCACTGCCGGTGAAAAGCTCACCCTCGACTACCTCTCCACTGCGTTTAAAGCCGCCGGACTCAAAGGCACCAACAATGGCAGTTTTTTACAAAGCGTGCCCATGGTGACCTACAACGCCTCAGAAAATCAGGCAATTCGCCTCGGCAATCTTCATCCTGCATACCGAAAAGACATTGTGCTTGGCAGTCGCCACAACAACCAGGGCGTAGAGATAAGCAACGCGCCGTTGGTGTTTGTAGGCTATGGCATTAAGGCCCCAGAATATGACTGGGACGATTACGCTGGCCTTGATATGCAGGGCAAGATTGCGGTTATCCTGGTCAACGATCCGGGATTTGCTGCGCCGGAATCCGGCAAGTTCAAGGGCAAGGCCATGACCTACTATGGCCGCTGGAGTTACAAGTTTGAAGAAGCCAGTCGTCAGGGAGCACTTGGCGCCATCATCATTCATGACACAGCGCCCGCATCCTACCCCTGGTCTGTCATAGAAAACAGCTGGACCGGACCACAGCAAGACCTGGCCGATGCCAGTCAAACCGACAGCAGAGTTCAGGTGGAAGGCTGGATGACCCTGGATACCGCCAAGGCACTCTTTGACGAGGCGGGCCTGTCTTTGGATACGCTGAGCCAGGAGGCCGCCCTGACACCGGGAAATCACGACCTGAAGCAAAGCGCCGACATTGCCTTTACCAACAGCGCAACCTTTACCGACAGTTATAATCTTGTGGCAACTCTGCCCGGTACCGACAGAGCCGATGAACATATCCTCTTTACCGCCCACTGGGACCATATCGGCAAGGATGACAGCCGCGACGGCGATAAAATCTACAATGGTGCCCTCGACAACGCCTCTGGTGTCGCCGGTATTGTCGAGATTGCCAGGCAATTTGCTGCGCTGGATGCCATGGGGTTTAAGAACCGTCGCTCCATCACCTTTATTGCTACCACGGGTGAAGAGCAGGGTTTGCTTGGGTCGAGATACTATGCCGCCAATCCACTGTTTCCCATCGACAAGACCATTGCCGTGCTGAACCTCGATTCGACCAATGTGTTCGGCCGAACCAAGGACTTTACCATTGTGGGCAAGGGGCAATCCCAGCTGGAAGACTATCTTGTCGCGGCGGCCAAAGCCCAGGGACGGGAAGCAGTGGCTGAAAAGAATCCCGCCTCCGGCGGCTTCTTTCGCTCTGATCACTTCAGCTTTGCCAAGCTGGGGGTTTCTGCGGCCTTCGCCGGTGGCGGCAGCATTCCCCTGGACGATGCCACCGCTACTTATAAGGCTGAGATGCAACAGAAAATGAAAGGTTGCTATCACAACGTGTGTGATGAATATCGTGCCGATTGGGATTTATCCGGCGCCCTTCAGGATCTTGCCCTCTATTACGATGTCGCCAGAACCCTGGCCAACAATGAGCACAGACCCGGCTATTATCAAAAAAGTGAGTTTTACCCGTTAAGACCCGCGAATTAAATCTTCACCACAGGGCACCTCAAAGGTGCCCTGTGTGTTTTCTGCGCAATCAAACCGCTGCCCATCCACACGCTTAAAATGACACTGCATTACGAATACACCAAGGCACCGGCCCTCTTACACAGTGCAATTTAACTATCGACAATGAAACCAAACTAATTTTGATGAAAATTTATTTAACAACATCACAGCGCAAGATCATTACCACAAAATAAGCCGAAAAAATCACATTTCATCATTTTTATTGTTTGCTTATTGCAGAATTCACTGGCAAAGTGACAAAACATTGATGCCTATGAAGTGACGTGCGGAGTTTGTTATGTGTTCGATATTTGCCATTCTCGATATCCAGTCTGATGCCAGCGCCATGCGCCAGGTTGCCCTGGAAATGTCCAAATTATTGCGTCACCGCGGCCCCGACTGGTCAGGTATTTACGCCGACGACCACGCTGTGCTGGCCCACGAGCGCCTTGCAATTGTTGACATAGAGCACGGTGCCCAGCCGCTTATCAGTGACGATGGCAGCCTGGTACTGGCAGTGAATGGGGAAATCTACAACCACAAAGAACTCAAGGCAGAGCTTGGCGACAAGTACAGTTACCAGACCAACAGCGACTGCGAAGTGATCCTGGCACTGTACCAGGAATACGGCAGCGACTTTCTCGACAAGCTCAACGGCATCTTCGCATTTGTACTGTACGACAAAGCCAAGGGCACGTATCTGATTGGCCGCGACCATATTGGCATCATTCCACTCTACACCGGCCGTGACGCCAAGGGTAACTTCTATGTGGCGTCCGAAATGAAGGCATTGGTGCCGGTTTGTAAAACCGTCGAAACCTTTGCCCCCGGTCATTATCTGTCAAGCACCGACGCGCAGCCCGTTCGTTACTACCAGCGCGACTGGCAAGCTTTTGACGCTGTGGTCGACAACGAGGCCAGCGTGGAAGAACTGCGCGGTGCACTCGAAGCCGCCGTGAAGCGCCAGTTGATGTCAGATGTGCCCTATGGTGTGTTGCTGTCCGGCGGTTTGGACTCATCCATCGTGTCGGCCATCACCCAAACCTTTGCCAAGCGTCGTATTGAAGACAACGATGAAAGTGAAGCCTGGTGGCCCCAGCTGCACTCCTTTGCCGTGGGTCTCAAAGGCTCGCCCGACTTGGCCGCATCACGCAAGGTAGCCGATGCCATTGGCACCATACACCATGAAATCCACTTTACCTTCCAGGAAGGGCTGGATGCCATCAAGGACGTGATTTATCACCTGGAGACCTATGATGTCACCACCATACGCGCGGCCACACCTATGTACCTGATGGCCCGTAAAATCAAGGCTATGGGTATCAAGATGGTCCTGTCTGGCGAAGGCGCTGATGAGCTGTTTGGCGGTTACCTGTATTTCCATAAGGCGCCTAACCCTCAGGCGTTCCACGAAGAGCTGGTGCGTAAACTCGACAAGCTGCACCTGTTCGATTGCCTGCGCGCCAACAAGGCCATGGCAGCCTGGGGCCTGGAAGCGCGTGTGCCTTTCCTCGATAAAGAATTTATGGATGTGGCGATGCGCTTAAACCCGGCCGCCAAGATGTCCGGTAAGGGCAAAATCGAGAAGCACATTCTGCGGGAAGCCTTCGAACACAAGTTACCGGCCGAAATCGCCTGGCGTCAGAAAGAACAGTTCAGCGATGGCGTAGGTTACAGCTGGATTGATGGTCTCAAGGAGCAAGCCGCGGCTCAGGTGGACGATTTGCAGCTGGCCAATGCCCGTTTCCGCTTCCCGCACAACACGCCGGAAACCAAGGAGGCCTATTTCTACCGCTGCTTCTTTGAAGAGTTGTTCCCGCTGGAGTCTGCGGCCCTTACCGTACCGGGTGGCAAGAGTGTGGCCTGCTCGACGCCTGAGGCGCTTGCCTGGGATGCCAGCCTGCAGGGTATTATCGACCCCTCCGGCCGAGCAGTGCGGGAAGTACACGCCCAAAGCTACTGAAGCCGCTACCCCATGGTTCGCTTTTCCGCGAGAGCGGATAAAAACACCTCAGCCTAATAACCAAAAAGCCCCGCACTGAAGACGGGGCTTTTACTTGTGAGCTGGTATTTCTGAGTGAATAAAATCCAGCGGAGTTTACCGCAGAGGCTGCCCACGCATCTCAGCCATTTCCTCCAACCGTACTTTGGCTTTTTCCAGTATCAACTGCTGCCGGTGTGTATTGGCCTGATGCCAATCGAGGATTTCCTGATAGCTGCGGCCACACCCCATACAGATGTCCTCATTGGTCAGGCAGCAATTGCGAACGCAGGGAGACGGTAACTTATCCATTTCAGGCCAACTTCTTAAAGTAATGTGCTTTTTCCAGCTCGCGCACTTCCATGGTGAGACTGGATGCCTCAATAGTCATGGTATCGATGGCTTTGGCCATCGCTTCCATCAGCGACCGCTTTTGCTCACTGCTGCGTCCGGGCATGATGCTGATATCGACATGGATAAAACTATCGCTGCCCTCGCCGGTTTGAGCTGCTTCGGCGCGGTGGGCCCGGGTTTTAATGGACGCCGGCTCAAACAAGCCACTGGCAACCATGGCGCTGTGGCATGCGCGCGTCAGCGTCTGTGCGATATCATGTCCGCCAACATTGGCTGAAAAATCAATAATACAATGAGGCACTTGAACTCCTATTCAGACCAGACGGCATATTCATTGCCACTGGGACAGGCAAAGTGAAAACGTCGACCACCGGGAAAGCTGAAGACGGACCGGACTATACGGCCACCCTGGTGCATGATTTGCTCCTGTTTCGCCGCTAAATCATCACTGTAAAGAACCAACAGTGGTCCTGCCGCAGCACTGAAGCTTATGTCGGCCAGATAAAAGCCACCGTCGATACCTGCATCCAAAAAGCAGCTGTATTCAGGACCGTAATCAAGAAAGTCCCAGCCAAATACTGCACTGAAAAATGCCTTGGTTTCAGCCAACTTACTGCAGGGAATTTCCAAATAGTTAATGGTATTTATGCGGTTCATCATGCTTCCTTGACGCCGATGGGCATTTACACCTTACGCAGACTTTTACCGTACCACAGCCAGTTTATGCCTGTAGCAGCCCGGCGACAAGACCGATAAGGCCGCCAAACACGCCTCC
This portion of the Shewanella amazonensis SB2B genome encodes:
- a CDS encoding Na+/H+ antiporter family protein — encoded protein: MNSVVIAVCLMLALSLARVNVVIALTISALVAGLWGGMGLTATIDVFNTGLGGGAQIALSYALLGAFAVALSHSGLTTVISRAVIKKLGRENDAKALGTVRMLLLVSLLAMAMASQNILPIHIAFIPILVPPLLHLMSKLKLDRRLVACVLTFGLVTTYMVLPVGFGGIFLNDILLANLTGNGLEASREQVPGAMLIPALGMILGLLIAVFISYRKPRNYVEEKILAAEPEERIQGRSLIIAAVAIVATLVVQLQTDSMIFGALIGFMVFSLSGAIKHVADQDIFTQGVRMMANIGFIMIAAAGFAAVVKATGDVGNLVSSLGELIGDNKALAAFLMLLVGLLITMGIGSSFSTIPIIATIYVPLALSFGFSVPATIALVGTAAALGDAGSPASDSTLGPTAGLNADGQHDHMRDSVIPTFIHYNIPLLVFGWIAAMVL
- the upp gene encoding uracil phosphoribosyltransferase, producing MKVVEVKHPLVRHKIGLMREADISTKRFRELAAEVGSLLTYEATADLETETVTIEGWNGPVQVEQIKGKKVTVVPILRAGLGMMDGVLEHIPSARISVVGIYRDEETLEPVPYFEKLCSQVDERIALVVDPMLATGGSMISTIDLLKQRGCKQIKALVLVAAPEGLAALEKAHPDIELYTASIDRCLNENGYILPGLGDAGDKIFGTK
- the purM gene encoding phosphoribosylformylglycinamidine cyclo-ligase; this encodes MSTPTPLSYKDAGVDIDAGNALVQNIKSAVKRTRRPEVMGNLGGFGALCELPTKYKHPVLVSGTDGVGTKLRLAIDFKSHDTVGIDLVAMCVNDLIVQGAEPLFFLDYYATGKLDVETATSVVNGIGEGCFQSGCALIGGETAEMPGMYEGEDYDLAGFCVGVVEKADIIDGTKVKAGDALIALASSGPHSNGYSLIRKVLEVSKADPQMDLNGKPLIKHLLEPTKIYVKSLLKLIAESDVHAMAHITGGGFWENIPRVLPDNCKAVVQGDSWQWPVVFDWLQTAGNIETYEMYRTFNCGVGMIVALPADKVDAALELLKAEGENAWHIGHIAARNGDEEQVEIL
- the purN gene encoding phosphoribosylglycinamide formyltransferase, translated to MSCRVVVLISGSGSNLQAIIDQCQGRSGVELVGVISNKPDAYGLVRAHHAEINTSCVIAKKGEKRADYDARLTAAIEAYQPDLIVLAGFMRILSEGFVSRYLGKMLNIHPSLLPKYTGLDTHQRAIDAGDTEHGASVHFVTPELDAGPVILQAKVPIYEGDDAQALAERVHEQEHAIYPLVVKWYAAGRLKMDANGAYLDGSLIGPGGYAPD
- a CDS encoding HAD-IIA family hydrolase — translated: MKNIICDIDGVLLHDNKLVPGSDKFIHRVLEQGNPLVILTNYPVQTGKDLQNRLDAAGINVPEECFYTAAMATADFLKHQEGSKAFVIGEGALTHELYKAGFTITDINPDFVIVGETRSYNWDMIHKAARFVADGARFIATNPDTHGPAFSPACGALCAPIERITGRKPFYVGKPSSWIVRSALNHINGHSENTVIIGDNMRTDILAGFQAGLETILVLTGVSRLEDIEKEPFRPNHVFNCAGDIDIF
- a CDS encoding M28 family metallopeptidase — translated: MKSLLPLGLVLLTACSQGGQTAATAPSPDFNEARFRNDIKILSSDAFEGRAPTTAGEKLTLDYLSTAFKAAGLKGTNNGSFLQSVPMVTYNASENQAIRLGNLHPAYRKDIVLGSRHNNQGVEISNAPLVFVGYGIKAPEYDWDDYAGLDMQGKIAVILVNDPGFAAPESGKFKGKAMTYYGRWSYKFEEASRQGALGAIIIHDTAPASYPWSVIENSWTGPQQDLADASQTDSRVQVEGWMTLDTAKALFDEAGLSLDTLSQEAALTPGNHDLKQSADIAFTNSATFTDSYNLVATLPGTDRADEHILFTAHWDHIGKDDSRDGDKIYNGALDNASGVAGIVEIARQFAALDAMGFKNRRSITFIATTGEEQGLLGSRYYAANPLFPIDKTIAVLNLDSTNVFGRTKDFTIVGKGQSQLEDYLVAAAKAQGREAVAEKNPASGGFFRSDHFSFAKLGVSAAFAGGGSIPLDDATATYKAEMQQKMKGCYHNVCDEYRADWDLSGALQDLALYYDVARTLANNEHRPGYYQKSEFYPLRPAN
- the asnB gene encoding asparagine synthase B, which encodes MCSIFAILDIQSDASAMRQVALEMSKLLRHRGPDWSGIYADDHAVLAHERLAIVDIEHGAQPLISDDGSLVLAVNGEIYNHKELKAELGDKYSYQTNSDCEVILALYQEYGSDFLDKLNGIFAFVLYDKAKGTYLIGRDHIGIIPLYTGRDAKGNFYVASEMKALVPVCKTVETFAPGHYLSSTDAQPVRYYQRDWQAFDAVVDNEASVEELRGALEAAVKRQLMSDVPYGVLLSGGLDSSIVSAITQTFAKRRIEDNDESEAWWPQLHSFAVGLKGSPDLAASRKVADAIGTIHHEIHFTFQEGLDAIKDVIYHLETYDVTTIRAATPMYLMARKIKAMGIKMVLSGEGADELFGGYLYFHKAPNPQAFHEELVRKLDKLHLFDCLRANKAMAAWGLEARVPFLDKEFMDVAMRLNPAAKMSGKGKIEKHILREAFEHKLPAEIAWRQKEQFSDGVGYSWIDGLKEQAAAQVDDLQLANARFRFPHNTPETKEAYFYRCFFEELFPLESAALTVPGGKSVACSTPEALAWDASLQGIIDPSGRAVREVHAQSY
- a CDS encoding DUF1289 domain-containing protein, which encodes MDKLPSPCVRNCCLTNEDICMGCGRSYQEILDWHQANTHRQQLILEKAKVRLEEMAEMRGQPLR
- a CDS encoding 5-carboxymethyl-2-hydroxymuconate Delta-isomerase, with product MPHCIIDFSANVGGHDIAQTLTRACHSAMVASGLFEPASIKTRAHRAEAAQTGEGSDSFIHVDISIMPGRSSEQKRSLMEAMAKAIDTMTIEASSLTMEVRELEKAHYFKKLA
- a CDS encoding VOC family protein, with the protein product MNRINTINYLEIPCSKLAETKAFFSAVFGWDFLDYGPEYSCFLDAGIDGGFYLADISFSAAAGPLLVLYSDDLAAKQEQIMHQGGRIVRSVFSFPGGRRFHFACPSGNEYAVWSE